The Marinitoga sp. 1197 genome window below encodes:
- a CDS encoding carbohydrate ABC transporter permease, whose translation MAVLSLREKDARFGWKLVLPTVILISLLILYPVFYNIYLSFFEVSISDTPNKFVGLQNYKEILFDSSFWKSFGITILFTLTTVIGSILVGLGVALLMNREFPGRNIVRALILLPYVTPLIAIVFAWKYIFLPIDGPLMQFLANFGMNPGNDFVNNPNNAFWVVSIFNIWRNFPFVYLMLLSRLQSIPSDYYEAAEIDGASDWQKFLYITLPELYFVIASVALLRGIWNFYKFDEVYLMSKFANTLPIYIYEKAFSGIPEQGIAAAIATILFIIMISLIGLYVKKVLKW comes from the coding sequence ATGGCGGTTTTATCTTTGCGTGAAAAAGATGCGAGATTTGGTTGGAAATTGGTATTGCCAACAGTTATTTTGATTTCTTTATTAATACTATATCCTGTATTTTATAATATATATTTAAGTTTTTTCGAGGTATCTATTTCTGATACTCCAAATAAATTTGTTGGACTGCAAAATTATAAAGAAATATTATTTGACAGTTCATTCTGGAAATCTTTTGGAATTACTATTCTATTTACTTTAACAACCGTTATTGGAAGCATCTTAGTTGGTTTAGGTGTAGCTTTACTTATGAATAGAGAGTTTCCAGGAAGAAATATAGTAAGAGCTTTAATATTATTACCATATGTAACCCCTTTAATTGCCATAGTTTTTGCATGGAAATATATATTCCTTCCCATAGATGGACCTTTAATGCAATTTTTAGCTAATTTCGGAATGAATCCTGGAAATGATTTTGTAAATAACCCAAATAACGCTTTCTGGGTTGTTTCTATCTTTAATATATGGCGTAATTTTCCTTTTGTTTATTTAATGCTTCTTTCAAGATTACAATCTATTCCATCGGACTATTATGAAGCAGCAGAAATAGATGGAGCAAGCGATTGGCAAAAATTCCTTTATATTACATTACCAGAATTATATTTTGTTATCGCTTCCGTTGCTCTACTGAGAGGTATATGGAATTTTTATAAATTTGACGAAGTATATCTTATGTCTAAATTCGCTAATACTTTGCCAATATATATCTACGAAAAAGCCTTTTCTGGAATACCTGAACAAGGTATTGCAGCGGCAATCGCAACAATATTATTTATTATTATGATTTCATTAATAGGGTTATATGTAAAGAAGGTGTTAAAATGGTAA
- a CDS encoding carbohydrate ABC transporter permease, protein MVKRKNPLKIFGFWLSIIILVIFITYPFVWMVSVSFRHDTDAFEPGIIPKRPTLDTYAILLGFKKSLREELSNEQQQLLEIIKTLPKEQQEAVLAQIEAQRKKESFPFLRFFRNSLVLAGLSALVSLILSVFGAYAFSRIDFKGRGTIQRGVLIVYLFGGTILAVPLYQIFVKIGLTSSGLSSAFALFVIYIVQTIPVSLYMLGNYFRTIPRSIEEAAIIDGSTRMGVITKIIIPLSLPAIITVYIYAFMIAWNEFLFASIFVRPFPEFYTLPLGLNEIFNSEHAIWAKMMAASVVTAVPVVVMFMMMEKYLTGGLTAGGVKE, encoded by the coding sequence ATGGTAAAAAGAAAAAATCCTTTAAAAATATTCGGATTCTGGCTCTCAATAATAATCCTGGTAATTTTTATAACTTATCCCTTTGTTTGGATGGTCTCTGTTTCTTTCAGACATGATACTGATGCGTTTGAACCTGGAATAATTCCTAAGAGACCTACACTAGATACATATGCAATTCTTTTAGGATTTAAAAAATCACTTCGTGAAGAATTAAGCAACGAACAACAACAATTACTGGAAATAATTAAAACCCTGCCTAAGGAACAGCAGGAAGCTGTTTTAGCTCAAATTGAAGCGCAAAGAAAAAAAGAGTCTTTCCCATTTTTACGTTTTTTTAGAAACAGTTTAGTACTAGCTGGATTAAGTGCTCTGGTGAGCTTAATACTTTCCGTATTTGGCGCCTATGCTTTTAGTAGAATAGACTTTAAAGGTAGAGGAACTATTCAAAGAGGTGTATTGATTGTTTATCTTTTTGGTGGTACAATATTAGCAGTCCCACTTTATCAAATCTTTGTTAAAATAGGTCTAACTTCTTCTGGACTATCATCTGCTTTTGCGTTATTTGTTATATACATTGTTCAAACTATACCAGTTTCTCTGTATATGCTTGGAAATTATTTTAGAACCATTCCAAGATCAATTGAGGAAGCTGCTATTATAGATGGTTCAACAAGAATGGGAGTTATTACAAAAATAATTATTCCTCTATCTTTACCTGCAATTATTACTGTATATATTTACGCTTTTATGATAGCATGGAATGAATTTTTATTTGCTTCCATCTTTGTAAGACCATTCCCAGAATTTTATACATTACCTCTGGGATTAAATGAAATTTTCAATTCAGAACACGCCATATGGGCAAAAATGATGGCTGCATCTGTTGTTACAGCAGTTCCAGTAGTGGTAATGTTTATGATGATGGAAAAATATTTGACAGGTGGATTAACCGCAGGGGGAGTAAAAGAATAA
- a CDS encoding Rid family detoxifying hydrolase: protein MELLNPKNAPKAVGPYSTAVKSNGFIFVSGQLPIIPETGEFIQRDIKKATRVILTNIKNILEETGSSLNKVVKVNAYMTDLSKFSDFNEVYAEIFEGHKPARAAVQVAALPKGADIEIEVIAEE from the coding sequence GTGGAATTATTAAATCCAAAAAATGCTCCAAAGGCTGTTGGGCCATATTCTACTGCTGTAAAGAGTAATGGCTTTATTTTTGTATCAGGTCAATTACCTATTATTCCAGAAACTGGTGAATTTATACAGAGAGATATAAAAAAAGCCACCAGAGTTATATTAACTAATATAAAAAATATTCTGGAAGAAACTGGAAGCAGTCTTAATAAAGTGGTTAAGGTGAATGCCTATATGACAGATTTATCGAAGTTTAGTGACTTTAATGAAGTTTATGCTGAAATTTTTGAGGGACATAAACCAGCAAGAGCAGCTGTTCAGGTTGCTGCTTTGCCAAAAGGTGCAGATATAGAAATAGAAGTTATAGCAGAAGAATAG
- a CDS encoding MurR/RpiR family transcriptional regulator yields MIINKIKGIYNSLTKRERKVADYIIERAPDVIHYSITELANWSEVSETTVYRVIKKLGFTGYQNFKIALAKELSEPSININDKKDLFSEFHNKICNSLNTVYKNLNKTLLEKVADKILNSKKLIFFAVGRSFPVALDSSLKFAALGLAATAYSDPHMQVIVGANLTNNDMVISISHSGYIRDVFKSTQIAKDAGAYTVAITSGVDSPLSTVVHEVIYTTPSDPSENEFTHDRIGEMYIVELLYNIVISKKFNDEHFNKLKNVIKPKKF; encoded by the coding sequence ATGATAATTAACAAGATAAAAGGAATATATAATTCTCTGACTAAAAGAGAAAGGAAGGTGGCTGATTATATTATAGAAAGGGCTCCAGATGTTATTCATTACAGCATAACAGAATTAGCCAATTGGTCTGAAGTTAGTGAAACTACCGTATATAGAGTAATAAAAAAATTAGGTTTTACAGGATATCAAAACTTTAAAATTGCACTTGCAAAAGAATTATCAGAACCCTCCATAAACATTAATGATAAAAAAGATTTATTTTCAGAATTCCATAATAAAATATGTAATAGCTTAAATACTGTATATAAAAATCTAAACAAAACCTTACTTGAAAAAGTGGCTGATAAAATTCTAAACTCAAAAAAGCTAATCTTCTTTGCTGTTGGGAGATCATTTCCTGTTGCGCTGGATAGTTCTTTGAAATTTGCTGCTCTCGGTTTAGCTGCAACTGCATATTCTGACCCTCATATGCAAGTTATTGTTGGTGCAAACCTAACCAATAATGACATGGTTATTTCTATCAGTCATTCAGGATATATAAGAGATGTTTTCAAATCCACTCAAATTGCTAAAGATGCTGGAGCTTATACAGTCGCAATAACATCAGGTGTTGACTCTCCACTAAGCACCGTAGTTCATGAAGTTATTTATACAACACCAAGTGATCCTTCAGAAAATGAGTTCACACATGACAGAATTGGAGAAATGTATATCGTTGAATTACTATACAATATAGTTATTTCAAAAAAATTCAATGATGAACATTTTAATAAATTAAAAAACGTTATAAAACCAAAGAAATTCTAA
- a CDS encoding alpha-amylase family glycosyl hydrolase, protein MSQEILDKLKFLYHDEANEIYIKLMDLIKKYKISDEDINLTEKDIILITYGDSIQKKGEKTLQTLHNFLNKHVKGIINTVHILPFFPYSSDDGFSVIDYKMVNPNLGTWKDIESLSKDYNLMFDAVINHISKESEWFKEYLKGNPKYKNYFIEQTPVEELKIVTRPRALPLLHIYDTSNGKKHIWTTFSEDQIDLNYKSKDVFLEIVEILLFYAKKGAKLIRLDAIGYLWKEIGTSCIHLEQTHKMIQLFRDILNLTAKNVILITETNVPHKENISYFGNGYNEAQMVYNFSLPPLVLHSFLSKNAYYISHWADKLETPSDKTTFFNFLASHDGIGLMPAKGILKDEEIDYLVTHTLKNNGLVSYKSNPDGSKSPYELNINYFDALYEESEDMELNIRKFVSAYAIASSLKGVPGIYIHSLLGSRNYYEGVKITGINRSINREKLNFDSLENELTDKKSFRYKIFNSMKNMLSIRINQKAFNPKGNQKILFLDNRIFSFIREYENERILVITNVSNEKFVINVKNIYSEKPKDLLSNKLINVESGHLIIEVLPYETLWIK, encoded by the coding sequence ATGTCTCAAGAAATTCTAGATAAACTAAAATTTTTATATCATGATGAAGCTAACGAAATTTATATTAAATTAATGGATTTAATTAAAAAATACAAAATTTCAGATGAAGATATTAATTTAACAGAAAAGGATATTATTTTAATAACATATGGCGACTCCATACAAAAAAAAGGAGAAAAAACTCTTCAAACTCTCCATAATTTTTTGAACAAACACGTAAAGGGTATTATAAATACAGTTCATATTCTCCCGTTTTTCCCGTATTCATCCGATGATGGTTTTTCCGTAATAGATTACAAAATGGTTAATCCAAATTTAGGAACATGGAAAGATATTGAATCTTTATCTAAAGATTATAATTTAATGTTTGATGCTGTTATAAATCATATTTCTAAAGAAAGTGAATGGTTTAAAGAATATTTAAAAGGAAATCCAAAATACAAAAATTATTTTATTGAACAAACTCCAGTTGAAGAGCTAAAAATTGTAACAAGACCTAGGGCTTTGCCTTTGCTACATATATATGATACATCTAATGGAAAAAAGCATATATGGACTACGTTTAGCGAAGATCAAATCGATTTAAATTATAAGTCAAAAGATGTATTTTTAGAAATTGTTGAAATATTACTCTTTTATGCTAAAAAAGGGGCTAAATTAATAAGATTAGACGCTATAGGATATTTGTGGAAAGAAATCGGAACATCATGTATTCATCTAGAACAAACACATAAAATGATTCAACTGTTCAGGGATATTCTCAACCTTACAGCTAAAAATGTAATTTTAATAACAGAGACCAACGTTCCACATAAAGAAAATATTTCGTATTTTGGAAATGGATATAATGAAGCTCAAATGGTTTATAATTTTTCATTACCCCCCCTTGTTTTACACTCTTTTTTATCAAAAAATGCATATTATATTTCCCATTGGGCGGATAAACTGGAAACACCAAGCGATAAAACTACATTTTTTAATTTTTTGGCTTCACATGATGGAATAGGTTTAATGCCAGCAAAAGGTATATTAAAAGATGAAGAAATAGATTATTTGGTAACTCATACTTTAAAAAATAATGGATTAGTCTCATATAAAAGTAATCCCGATGGTTCCAAATCACCATATGAATTAAATATAAATTACTTTGATGCATTATATGAAGAAAGTGAGGATATGGAATTAAATATTAGAAAATTTGTTTCTGCATATGCTATAGCTTCTTCATTGAAAGGTGTTCCTGGAATATACATACATAGTCTATTAGGGTCAAGAAATTACTATGAAGGCGTTAAAATCACTGGTATAAATAGAAGTATAAATAGAGAAAAACTAAATTTTGATTCTCTTGAAAATGAACTAACTGATAAAAAATCATTTAGATATAAAATATTTAATTCCATGAAAAATATGCTATCAATAAGAATTAACCAAAAAGCGTTTAACCCAAAAGGAAATCAGAAAATTTTGTTTTTAGACAATAGAATTTTTTCTTTCATCAGAGAATATGAAAATGAAAGGATACTTGTTATAACAAATGTATCAAATGAAAAATTCGTTATAAATGTCAAAAATATTTATTCAGAAAAACCAAAAGATTTATTATCAAACAAGTTGATTAATGTTGAATCAGGGCATTTAATTATTGAAGTATTACCTTATGAAACATTATGGATAAAATAA
- a CDS encoding uracil-DNA glycosylase, translating to MIKSENLELISERIKNCNNCSLSLSRTNVVIGEGNVNSPIMLVGEGPGANEDLQGRPFVGRAGNLLNKLLKDIAKVPREQFYITNVVKCRPPKNRVPTTDEMEKCSHFLIAQIEVIKPKIIVALGSTALNYFLKQVVPITKHRGRFKEWYGGIYIFPTFHPSYLLRNRSEKEGSPLFYAKIDMQAIGYMYNQLTSKNNLDLKKLIEKTEKGIIAAENRVNK from the coding sequence ATGATAAAATCAGAAAACTTAGAATTAATAAGTGAAAGAATAAAAAACTGCAATAATTGTTCATTAAGTTTATCAAGAACAAATGTTGTAATTGGTGAAGGAAATGTGAATTCACCAATCATGCTTGTTGGAGAAGGACCTGGTGCAAACGAAGATCTGCAAGGAAGACCTTTTGTTGGAAGAGCTGGAAATTTACTAAATAAATTATTAAAAGATATTGCAAAAGTGCCTAGAGAGCAATTTTATATTACCAACGTTGTAAAATGTCGCCCTCCAAAAAACCGGGTTCCAACAACCGACGAGATGGAAAAATGCAGTCATTTTTTAATCGCCCAAATAGAGGTAATAAAACCGAAAATAATTGTAGCTTTGGGATCAACAGCATTAAATTATTTTTTAAAGCAAGTTGTTCCAATAACGAAACATAGAGGTCGATTTAAAGAATGGTATGGAGGAATATATATTTTTCCAACATTTCACCCCAGTTATTTGCTAAGAAACAGAAGCGAAAAAGAAGGTTCACCTTTATTTTATGCTAAAATTGATATGCAAGCAATAGGATATATGTATAATCAATTAACTTCAAAAAATAATTTAGATTTAAAAAAACTAATAGAAAAAACCGAAAAAGGCATAATAGCTGCTGAAAACAGAGTAAATAAATAA
- a CDS encoding ABC transporter substrate-binding protein produces the protein MKKIIVLMLAVLLVTSIFAKITFWTTEVESNRMQRIRALATIFKAQTGIDVEVVPVEENDLLKQIPIAKNAGTLPDVLESGIEPMILLGSQNFLDEDLSTKIINDFGDIYSGAAKLLSNGKDKFYAIPFHAWVQGIWYRKDMFVSQDLGDPITWYNIALAAKVLNNPQKGVYGIILPKKADAYAEQVFTEVALANGARPIDENGNITFNTPEMVEAFRFYKELGKYSKPGFTTVLDALKGYLNGETAMIFYSTYIMDDIAVEEVQKGRINKFNPQLVKNTGFANKMINTRPTSYGQVVALGVTKNANKDEVEKFIKFLMSDKNYVYWVHMAPGGMNPTRKSVAESDAFLDNPVLERYGKAKIAEIIAALDSVERFEFINGKVITDMSKLSANFVIGKAINYMFANDWTPQQTAMWAQKEAEKVLGK, from the coding sequence ATGAAAAAGATTATTGTATTAATGTTAGCCGTATTGTTGGTAACTTCTATTTTTGCAAAAATTACATTCTGGACAACTGAGGTTGAATCGAACAGAATGCAAAGAATCAGAGCATTGGCAACTATTTTCAAAGCTCAAACGGGTATTGATGTAGAAGTTGTTCCTGTAGAAGAAAATGATTTATTAAAACAAATACCAATTGCAAAAAATGCCGGAACTTTACCAGATGTATTAGAATCTGGAATTGAACCAATGATTTTGTTAGGATCACAAAATTTCTTAGATGAAGATTTATCAACAAAAATAATTAATGATTTCGGTGATATTTATAGTGGTGCTGCAAAATTATTGAGTAACGGAAAAGATAAATTTTATGCAATTCCTTTCCATGCATGGGTTCAAGGAATATGGTATAGAAAAGATATGTTTGTTTCACAAGATTTAGGGGATCCTATAACTTGGTATAATATAGCTTTAGCTGCAAAAGTTTTAAACAATCCTCAAAAAGGTGTATATGGTATAATTTTACCTAAAAAAGCTGATGCATATGCCGAACAGGTATTTACTGAGGTTGCATTAGCAAACGGTGCAAGGCCTATTGATGAAAATGGAAATATAACATTTAATACTCCTGAAATGGTTGAAGCATTTCGTTTCTACAAAGAATTAGGCAAATATTCAAAACCTGGTTTTACGACTGTTTTAGATGCATTAAAAGGTTATCTAAATGGAGAAACTGCCATGATATTCTATTCAACATATATTATGGATGATATTGCAGTTGAAGAAGTACAAAAAGGAAGAATAAACAAATTCAATCCACAATTAGTTAAAAACACTGGATTTGCAAATAAGATGATAAACACAAGACCTACATCTTATGGACAGGTTGTTGCTCTTGGAGTTACAAAAAATGCAAATAAAGATGAAGTTGAAAAATTTATTAAATTCTTAATGTCAGATAAGAATTATGTTTATTGGGTACATATGGCACCAGGTGGAATGAATCCTACAAGAAAATCTGTTGCAGAAAGTGATGCTTTCTTAGATAATCCTGTATTAGAAAGATACGGAAAGGCTAAAATTGCTGAAATTATAGCTGCATTGGATTCTGTAGAAAGATTTGAATTTATAAATGGAAAAGTTATAACAGATATGAGTAAATTAAGCGCTAATTTCGTTATAGGTAAGGCTATTAATTATATGTTTGCTAATGATTGGACACCACAACAAACTGCAATGTGGGCTCAAAAAGAAGCAGAAAAAGTTCTGGGTAAATAA